CAATGCCATAAAAAGGTTTCTTAAATTAAGTTGtcagtttattttaaaagtaggtgtatatattacaaaaatattgatcatttgtttttttataaaaaatcccCCTAATTAGATATTATATTAATCAATTCTACATCTAGTTTGTTAGTGGGAAAATGTGAATTTTATAGAATTTCGgatgatttgatttgatttattgAACTAAGTTTAACTTTGGTTTCGTCTACCGGATTTGGTTTGGGTTGTGTTAGTTTTATCTTTGAAGTTGCACAAAAACTAAATCATCCCTGTATGTTTTTTACGAGACTGGACATGAACAGTGAAGTTTAGTCCTAGCCTAAGTGATGCAGCAAGGGCTAGGCTTGCTCAAGGCACTAAAATATTGGTTGAAGGAGGACCATACAGAGTGTATCAAAGAGAGTTTGGTCTCTTAGCCGCAGAGAAACTCTTGGACTCGTTCGTTTGCTACATATCGACCACTTCAGGACCAGTGACCGGAGTGTTATACATTTCAAATAGAAGGATCACTTTTTGTAGCGACTATGCTATCCGCAGTCCTTCCAGCGGTGTTCCAGCTTATTATAAGGTCAGACTATACGACTCtttattgtttcattttttagtcCATAGTAAACCAATCAGTAGTACTAATAAAAATGTGATGTTTCTAATATATTGTTAGGTGGTGATGGAATTGGAAAAGATAAGGAGCATTAATTCATCATCGAACGTGTTGAAGCCAAGCGAGAGGTATGTGCATGTGGTGACACAAGATGGGTTTGAGTTTTGGTTCATGGGCTTCGTCTCCTACATGGATGCTTTCAATTGTCTCAATAAAGCTCGGTTTAACTACCATGCAGCGTAATTCTGTTGTGTAAACCAAGTTCTGAGAccttttgttatcactaataaGTCAATGACTCACAAATCTAAGTTGTCTACACGGCATATATAACTTGTAGGAATTTGGGTCCGTATGGTGTGTGTCTAGTCATCAAAGATTGATTTACACAAAGTAGTAACTTGTTCATGGTCGTTGTTAATGAGTGCGGTCTTAGATACTTTGAATGTGTGTAATATACATTTCTTCTAGATCATCATCTATATATCCATCCGTTAAAGCTTTAACTATTCACTCAAATTTATAAAAGTAGTTTgcaatataatatgtttttatatatgtaaaatttaaattttgataatattttatattgttattaaAATGATGAACACAAATTACGAAAAATATGcatagaaatttttatttttgttgccGAAAATTTGCATCACttcaaaatattgaatttttttttgtcaaaaatgatgaatacaaattattattttcaatactAGTTGTATTATATTTACTTGCTCcgtaaaattacaaaataaccaGAATTTTCCCCattaaaaatcaacaaaaatggAACCAATATTAATCTACCACTAGTGGTTTATGGGGATTCCGTGACGAAGAGTCCAACATCCAATACGACGACGTGTAAAACTCTAAATGACGCAACGTGTCCATCATGTATACCTCGAGAACGCCTAGTTTTCCGTAGATGAGAACCAATCAACGGCTAAGATCTCAATTCACTTTCCCAAGAAAAGTGTCTGTCATTTCTTCAGTAGATAAGCCACTCTCTATCTCAATTATAAAGAAGAAAGATTCTCCCATTACTGAGGTTGCGTCCATTACAAGATCTTTTAGAGTTCTCTGAGATTCATCGACTTGAGAAAGTGTGAAAGGAGAAGAGATTCCAAAACCATGGCTGCTGATCCTACAACCAAACTCTGTTTGGTCTCTGTTGTCTTGCTCTTAGGCCTTGTCTCCTCCTTGCAGGTTAGCTTTAGATGAATCTTGTTTAATTTATTGCTCCTTGTGTTGTGCAATAATCAAGAAAGGTTCAAACTTCGTGTGTTTATGTCTGAATCAGGGAGTTTCAGCAGACAATCTTACCAAACAGAAACTGAACTCCAAGATACTTCAGGTTTGGTCCgaattctctttatttttaattaaaaatttataatttttgttctGATTACTTAAAAACTACTAATTTTTGATATGATTAATCCCTAATCTTGATTTTGACTTTTCAACAGGAAGAGATAGTGAAGAAAGTCAACGAACATCCAAACGCTGGATGGAAAGCTGCTATTAATGATCGTTTCTCTAACGCAACCGTAAGAGATCTTTAAATCAACAACAAAAGTATCCTTCTTGTAATGATATGATTAATCATTTGTAATGAATGCTGCAGGTTGCAGAGTTTAAGCGTCTCCTTGGGGTTAAACCAACACCTAAGAAGCTGCTCTTGGGTGTTCCTGTTGTAAGCCATGATCAGTCTCTAAAGCTACCTAAATCATTCGATGCTAGAACCGCTTGGCCTCAGTGCACCAGCATTGGCAACATCTTAGGTTCggtcttttttttatttctttttcaacAGTTTGTGTCTCAGACTCTTCATTTTTGTTACTAACTATTGATtttgtctgtgtgtgtgtgtgtgtgtgtttgttaaCTCTTCTCTTAACAGATCAGGTAAAGCTTCAGTCTTTCATGGTTCTTGTAACGTTCTGAGAACCGTTATTAATGAGATTTTTTGGTTCATAGGGACATTGTGGTTCTTGCTGGGCATTTGGTGCTGTTGAATCACTATCTGATAGATTCTGTATCCAATTCGGAATGGTAAAAcactaatcaaaaatatatttaaataaaacttaagTTACAAAGAATCACTAatcatgttttctttgtttctccAATTTCAGAACATTACTTTATCAGTAAATGATCTTTTAGCATGTTGTGGATTCCGTTGTGGTGATGGTTGTGACGGTGGCTACCCTATTGCTGCTTGGCAATACTTTTCCTACAGTGGTGTTGTCACTGAAGAGGTAACATTAGCTTCTCACTAAAAAATCCTGAACATTGGAACTGGTTTTGATTGTGATTCCAATGATTCTTGATTAGTGTGATCCATACTTTGATCAAACCGGATGCTCCCACCCTGGTTGTGAACCGGGGTATCCTACACCGAAATGCATGAGGAAATGCGTTAGCGGAAACCAGTTATGGGGCGAGTCTAAACATTACAGTGTTAGTACATACACTGTCAAGTCTGATCCACAAGACATCATGGCTGAGATTTACAAGAATGGACCGGTTGAAGTCTCTTTCACAGTTTATGAGGTAATAAAAACTTCAAAGAAGGCTTTAGATTGAAAGATGGATAATTAATGGGTTTGtattgtgattaggactttgcTCATTACAAATCTGGAGTGTACAAGCACATAACAGGTTCTAACATTGGAGGTCATGCTGTGAAACTTATTGGTTGGGGAACTACTGATGATGGAGAAGATTATTGGGTAATTGTTAAAacattttatccaaaaaaaaaattgaagttgaatcaaaaatttatgacttttttttttggaa
The nucleotide sequence above comes from Brassica napus cultivar Da-Ae chromosome A9, Da-Ae, whole genome shotgun sequence. Encoded proteins:
- the LOC106430123 gene encoding cathepsin B-like protease 3, coding for MAADPTTKLCLVSVVLLLGLVSSLQGVSADNLTKQKLNSKILQEEIVKKVNEHPNAGWKAAINDRFSNATVAEFKRLLGVKPTPKKLLLGVPVVSHDQSLKLPKSFDARTAWPQCTSIGNILDQGHCGSCWAFGAVESLSDRFCIQFGMNITLSVNDLLACCGFRCGDGCDGGYPIAAWQYFSYSGVVTEECDPYFDQTGCSHPGCEPGYPTPKCMRKCVSGNQLWGESKHYSVSTYTVKSDPQDIMAEIYKNGPVEVSFTVYEDFAHYKSGVYKHITGSNIGGHAVKLIGWGTTDDGEDYWLLANQWNRSWGDDGYFMIRRGTNECGIEDEPVGGLPSSKNVFKVITGSDEISVASV
- the LOC106430099 gene encoding GEM-like protein 2, translating into MNPQYKTVNEKDSTVKHKNIGQGGRNNYNPYVQTTTPTSASDKRSKDKILEVLNRCGKKVEQVTRKAESFADGLKDHLKFSPSLSDAARARLAQGTKILVEGGPYRVYQREFGLLAAEKLLDSFVCYISTTSGPVTGVLYISNRRITFCSDYAIRSPSSGVPAYYKVVMELEKIRSINSSSNVLKPSERYVHVVTQDGFEFWFMGFVSYMDAFNCLNKARFNYHAA